A window of the Alphaproteobacteria bacterium genome harbors these coding sequences:
- a CDS encoding extracellular solute-binding protein — protein MRALGVAITLLLLAAPVMAQETTVTHGTSLLGSLKYPAGFAHFDYVDPQAPKGGLVRLATVGAFDSLHPYVLKGRAAAGLGLTFETLLTPSADESESFYGLIAESIEMPADRSWVAFKLRPEARFHDGSPITVEDVIFSFEMLKTKGHPFYRGYYADIAKAEKAGPRQVRFHFSGGLNRELPAITGQLPVLSKTYFADKDFAKTTLEPILGSGPYRVEAVDPGRSITYQRVADYWGRDLPVNLGQHNFDRLRYDYYRDQTVALEAFKAHAYDYRAENSSKRWATGYASPARDKGLLRQATLPDASPAGMQGFVFNMRRGKFRDRRVRQAISYAFDFEWSNRTLFHGQYKRMRSFFENSELAATGRPGPAELELLEPWRGKIPDEIFAQEYQPPKSDGSGNNRRGLRAAKKLLDQAGWKVKEGKLRDPQSGQALEFEILLVQPSFERIVLPMSQFLKRLGITLHTRTVDSAQYQNRVDRFDFDMITMRVGQSLSPGNEQRDFWHSEFADVEGSRNVIGIKHPAVDALVEAIIAAPDRPSLVAASRALDRVLQWNYYVIPQFYLDAFRIVYWDRFGRPARQPDYAVGFSTWWIDAEKDARIKAGEAAVKE, from the coding sequence ATGCGCGCCCTGGGGGTGGCCATTACCTTGCTGCTGTTGGCCGCCCCTGTGATGGCCCAGGAAACCACCGTGACCCACGGCACGTCGCTCTTGGGCAGCCTCAAGTACCCGGCCGGTTTCGCCCATTTCGACTACGTCGATCCCCAGGCCCCCAAGGGCGGTTTGGTCCGGCTCGCCACCGTCGGCGCCTTCGACAGCCTGCACCCCTACGTCCTCAAGGGCCGGGCGGCGGCTGGGTTGGGCCTGACCTTCGAGACCTTGCTCACCCCCTCGGCCGACGAGAGCGAATCCTTTTACGGCCTGATCGCCGAGAGCATCGAGATGCCGGCGGACCGCTCCTGGGTGGCCTTCAAGCTACGCCCCGAGGCACGCTTCCACGACGGCTCGCCGATCACCGTCGAAGACGTGATTTTTTCCTTCGAGATGCTCAAGACCAAGGGCCATCCCTTCTACCGGGGCTATTACGCCGACATCGCCAAGGCCGAAAAGGCCGGCCCGCGACAGGTCCGGTTCCATTTCTCGGGCGGCCTCAACCGCGAATTGCCGGCCATCACGGGCCAGCTGCCGGTGCTGTCGAAGACCTATTTCGCGGACAAGGATTTCGCCAAGACGACGCTGGAGCCCATCCTGGGCAGCGGGCCCTACCGCGTCGAGGCCGTCGATCCCGGGCGCTCGATCACTTATCAAAGGGTGGCCGACTATTGGGGCCGCGACTTGCCCGTCAACCTGGGTCAGCACAATTTCGATCGCCTGCGCTACGACTACTACCGCGATCAGACCGTGGCGCTGGAGGCCTTCAAGGCCCATGCCTACGATTACCGGGCCGAGAACAGCTCCAAACGCTGGGCCACGGGCTACGCTTCGCCGGCCCGCGACAAGGGACTGCTGCGCCAAGCTACCCTGCCCGACGCCAGCCCGGCCGGCATGCAGGGTTTCGTTTTCAATATGCGCCGGGGAAAATTCCGCGACCGCCGCGTGCGCCAGGCCATCAGTTACGCCTTCGACTTCGAATGGTCGAACCGCACGCTTTTCCACGGCCAGTACAAACGCATGCGCAGCTTCTTCGAAAACTCGGAACTGGCGGCCACGGGCCGGCCCGGTCCGGCCGAACTTGAACTCTTGGAGCCTTGGCGCGGCAAGATCCCGGACGAGATCTTTGCCCAAGAATACCAGCCGCCCAAATCCGACGGTTCGGGCAACAACCGGCGCGGCCTGAGGGCGGCCAAGAAGCTGCTCGACCAAGCCGGCTGGAAGGTCAAGGAGGGCAAGCTCAGGGATCCCCAGAGTGGCCAGGCGCTGGAATTCGAGATCCTGCTGGTGCAGCCCTCCTTCGAGCGCATCGTGCTGCCCATGAGCCAGTTCCTCAAGCGTCTCGGCATCACGCTCCACACCCGCACCGTCGATAGCGCGCAATACCAGAACCGGGTGGATCGTTTCGATTTCGATATGATCACTATGCGGGTCGGGCAGTCGCTGTCGCCGGGCAACGAACAGCGCGATTTCTGGCATTCCGAGTTCGCCGACGTGGAGGGCAGCCGCAACGTCATCGGCATCAAGCATCCGGCCGTCGACGCCCTGGTCGAGGCCATAATCGCGGCCCCCGACCGGCCCTCTCTGGTGGCCGCCTCGCGGGCCTTGGACCGGGTGCTGCAATGGAACTATTACGTCATCCCGCAGTTCTATTTGGATGCCTTCCGCATCGTCTACTGGGACCGCTTCGGCCGCCCCGCCAGGCAGCCCGATTACGCTGTCGGGTT